One part of the Tenacibaculum sp. 190130A14a genome encodes these proteins:
- a CDS encoding TrlF family AAA-like ATPase encodes MTNKTRGSEWKQWDLHFHTPSSYDYKDKSVTNQDIVDGLINNNISVVAITDHNLIDVKRIKELQSLCKDKELTILPGIEFLSDARGSEPIHFIAIFSENCNLEYIWGQLKNNTELKKIEGENKKYNEVYCDLADTIKLIKELDGIVSIHAGSKSNGLEKLTHSLPHSLAQKEDIAKIVDVFELGKVSDIEGYNSKVNPYLKSKINKWLPTVICSDNHNIKDYKRKEKLWIKAEPTFEGLRQIIFEPIQRIRIQPNEPDFKEEKLIIDEVQYFSSDNLFTPEKIRFNKNLNVIIGGKSSGKSILLYNIASTLETNKEVTSIMDRKYDFRKDDENFNFEVKSLSGVSQKLYDEKESSIIPKIKYIPQNYLTKLAEPEANKKGEELLKYVRGLLLEDEAYKTNYQDFLSVVKSNDKKRNDLIDSYFETEESIKSKNKQLKEKGNEEVLKKSIETNLLKIAELKKGIGLNEKQIAEYNTEKLKLEKVESDRIKINSDYRKVSAFNRDILNTLKELKNKKDSIQNSLEMESIKELFTQNFNFLEVAISDLEAFSESIKIKDSVLVNDNLFRTLIIASEEEKRRLEKILEPLIKNEKVKKHITDIDKIITADKLKLEAINQLKVEIKNSKEELNKKRDNLFKLYVENSNEYPKIISTLNERTKLLEEQNLDIIGTQKFNVRKFIKTLYDICDGRKFPEKEYDILQKEDDLISFQNNTEFEEIKRIFDTIVNGSFPLNTKTNRKSAIKVILDDYFVDFWETVYDGDKMEEMSTGKASFVILMLIVGLSSSKAPILIDQPEDNLDNRSITKDLVKYLRDKKSERQIILVTHNPNVVVNADAENIIVANQKGQNDKETSSPYRFDYINGPLENTKELDPKEKDLLKSMGIREHIADIVEGGKEAFKKREVKYRF; translated from the coding sequence ATGACGAACAAAACTAGAGGTTCAGAATGGAAACAGTGGGATTTACATTTTCATACACCATCATCATATGACTACAAAGATAAAAGTGTTACTAACCAGGATATAGTAGATGGTTTAATAAACAATAACATTAGTGTTGTAGCTATTACAGACCATAATCTAATTGATGTAAAAAGAATTAAAGAATTACAAAGTTTATGTAAAGATAAAGAATTAACTATTCTGCCAGGCATCGAGTTTTTATCAGATGCAAGAGGTAGTGAACCAATTCATTTTATAGCAATATTTAGTGAGAATTGTAACTTAGAATATATATGGGGGCAATTAAAGAATAATACCGAGCTAAAAAAAATTGAAGGAGAAAATAAAAAGTATAATGAAGTTTACTGTGATTTAGCAGATACTATTAAGTTAATAAAAGAATTAGATGGAATTGTCAGTATTCATGCAGGTTCTAAAAGTAATGGTTTAGAAAAATTAACTCATTCACTTCCTCACTCTTTAGCACAAAAAGAGGATATTGCCAAAATTGTTGATGTTTTTGAACTAGGTAAAGTATCAGATATTGAAGGATACAATTCAAAGGTAAATCCATATTTAAAAAGCAAAATAAATAAATGGTTACCAACTGTAATTTGTTCTGATAATCATAATATAAAAGATTACAAGAGAAAGGAGAAACTTTGGATAAAAGCAGAACCAACATTTGAAGGATTAAGACAGATTATATTTGAGCCTATTCAACGCATAAGAATACAACCAAATGAGCCTGATTTTAAGGAAGAAAAGTTAATTATTGATGAAGTACAATATTTTTCATCTGATAATTTGTTTACACCAGAAAAGATTAGATTTAATAAGAACCTAAATGTTATAATCGGAGGAAAGTCATCTGGTAAATCAATATTACTTTATAATATCGCATCAACTCTAGAAACGAACAAAGAAGTAACATCTATTATGGATAGAAAGTACGATTTTAGAAAAGATGATGAGAATTTTAATTTTGAAGTAAAATCTTTATCTGGTGTTTCTCAAAAATTGTATGATGAAAAAGAAAGTTCTATCATACCTAAAATTAAATATATCCCCCAGAATTATCTTACCAAATTAGCTGAACCAGAAGCTAATAAAAAAGGAGAAGAACTTTTAAAATATGTAAGAGGTTTACTTTTAGAAGATGAAGCGTACAAAACTAATTATCAAGATTTCTTAAGTGTTGTTAAATCAAATGATAAAAAAAGGAATGATTTAATAGACAGTTATTTTGAAACGGAAGAAAGTATTAAGTCTAAAAATAAACAACTAAAAGAAAAAGGTAATGAAGAAGTTTTAAAAAAGAGTATTGAAACCAATTTATTAAAAATTGCTGAGTTAAAAAAAGGAATTGGATTAAACGAAAAACAAATAGCTGAATATAATACGGAGAAGTTAAAATTAGAAAAGGTTGAATCTGATAGAATAAAAATAAACAGTGATTATAGAAAGGTATCGGCTTTTAATAGAGATATTTTAAACACTTTAAAGGAGTTGAAAAATAAGAAAGATTCAATACAGAACTCTTTAGAAATGGAATCTATCAAAGAATTGTTCACCCAAAATTTCAATTTCTTGGAGGTAGCAATTAGTGATCTAGAAGCATTTTCAGAGTCAATAAAAATCAAAGATAGCGTACTAGTCAATGATAACTTGTTTAGAACTCTTATCATTGCAAGTGAGGAAGAAAAAAGAAGGCTTGAGAAAATACTTGAACCATTAATAAAAAATGAAAAAGTTAAAAAGCACATTACGGATATTGATAAAATCATAACGGCAGATAAACTAAAATTAGAAGCAATAAATCAACTAAAAGTTGAAATAAAAAATAGCAAAGAAGAATTAAACAAAAAGAGAGATAATTTATTTAAATTATATGTTGAGAATTCTAACGAATATCCCAAAATAATTTCAACTCTAAATGAAAGAACAAAATTACTTGAAGAGCAGAATCTAGATATCATAGGAACTCAAAAATTTAATGTAAGAAAGTTTATAAAAACTCTATATGACATATGCGATGGAAGAAAATTTCCTGAAAAGGAATATGATATATTACAAAAGGAAGATGATTTAATAAGCTTTCAAAATAACACTGAATTTGAAGAAATAAAGAGAATATTTGATACTATCGTAAATGGAAGCTTTCCTTTAAATACTAAAACTAATAGAAAGTCTGCCATTAAAGTTATACTTGATGACTATTTCGTAGATTTTTGGGAAACGGTTTATGATGGTGATAAGATGGAGGAAATGTCGACTGGTAAAGCAAGCTTTGTAATACTAATGCTTATTGTTGGGTTGAGTAGTTCTAAAGCACCAATATTAATTGACCAGCCAGAAGATAATTTAGATAATAGATCCATAACAAAAGATTTAGTTAAATATTTAAGAGATAAAAAATCCGAAAGGCAAATAATTCTTGTAACTCATAATCCAAATGTAGTTGTAAATGCAGATGCAGAGAATATAATTGTGGCAAATCAAAAAGGGCAAAACGATAAAGAAACTTCTAGCCCATATAGATTTGATTACATAAATGGACCATTAGAAAATACTAAAGAATTAGATCCAAAAGAAAAAGATTTACTAAAAAGTATGGGAATTAGGGAACACATTGCAGATATAGTTGAAGGCGGCAAAGAAGCGTTTAAAAAAAGAGAAGTTAAATATAGATTTTAA
- a CDS encoding site-specific integrase: MITITPIYFIKSKSRYPIVFRNGSVEYQFIKYLVINIRNKSYRTLYNHALAYKYLVQYLYEIKKEDFVMLLKNNPESVLECLKSFDLWLNDKLKSKTNFNIIIDNVCSYLQWYFYYNRFNFNQNRLNNVIQNLKFSKYKIKYIPSYNSLNTNDITRILNLCNPDNIENPFKHKNRVRNYLVFLILIETGIRLSELLLLRAIDFIRNDNLFFIKIDNNINEKDIRRNTPSYKNSYSKRIISISDKTYLLFEEYLFYYRKNNGTIHYLFTSDQNKPLSKSSVQGIIKEISKRTSIKFSAHTLRHYFAESMLEFLIDKKDLDMERAKDELRVICGWSFNSNMPSYYARRMISKMANKTNMQRILNYE; this comes from the coding sequence ATGATTACTATAACACCAATATACTTTATAAAATCAAAATCTAGATATCCAATTGTTTTCAGAAATGGCTCTGTAGAATATCAATTTATTAAATACTTGGTAATTAATATTAGAAATAAATCCTACAGAACTTTATATAATCATGCTTTGGCTTATAAATATCTGGTACAGTATTTATATGAAATTAAGAAAGAAGATTTTGTTATGTTATTAAAAAATAATCCCGAATCAGTTTTAGAATGCCTAAAGTCTTTTGATCTTTGGCTCAATGATAAACTAAAATCTAAAACTAATTTTAATATTATTATTGATAATGTTTGCTCATATCTCCAATGGTACTTCTATTATAACCGTTTTAACTTCAATCAAAATAGATTAAATAATGTCATTCAAAATTTGAAATTTTCAAAATACAAGATTAAATATATACCAAGTTATAATAGTCTTAATACCAATGATATAACAAGAATCTTAAACTTATGTAATCCAGATAATATAGAAAACCCTTTTAAACATAAAAATAGAGTTAGAAATTATTTAGTTTTTTTAATTTTAATAGAAACAGGCATACGATTAAGTGAGTTATTACTATTGAGAGCAATTGATTTTATAAGGAATGACAACCTTTTTTTTATTAAAATAGATAACAATATAAATGAAAAAGATATTAGAAGAAATACTCCTAGTTATAAGAATTCTTATAGTAAAAGAATAATTTCAATATCAGATAAAACCTACCTCCTATTTGAAGAATACTTGTTTTACTATAGAAAAAATAATGGAACAATACATTATTTATTTACTAGTGATCAAAATAAGCCATTATCCAAATCAAGTGTTCAGGGAATAATAAAAGAAATTTCAAAGAGGACAAGTATTAAATTTTCTGCTCATACATTGAGACATTATTTTGCTGAGTCCATGTTAGAATTTTTAATAGACAAAAAAGACTTAGATATGGAGAGAGCAAAGGATGAATTAAGAGTAATTTGTGGATGGTCGTTTAATTCTAATATGCCAAGTTATTATGCAAGAAGAATGATATCGAAAATGGCAAATAAAACCAATATGCAAAGAATACTTAATTATGAATAA